ctGTAATGAAATACGATAATCACGATTACATTagtaaaatttcaacaaatctagaaatatatatagaaaatacaagattcgtaatatattcataaaatatgtttacaaTGTGTTGCAATACTTTTGTGATAAACTGTACATGCCTGTTTCATGTCGCGTGCGATTCGTGTTGAATatcacatatacatacatataatcatATACAAGAGCACGCGCGTATATGATTGTCAGTGTGCGCGTGTGCATTAACTTCGTAAGTGGCAATGCCCAAATTAGCATACATAGTCACCAATAATTGGTGGTTGCCAGGGCGGCTGATATTGACCGAGCAATATAACATGTATTATTTAAACCTGCTACAATTTTCGAATCCTTACATCCAAACAGAAAGTCTTCTAACGTTCCAAGAGAAACATtagtgtaaaattaaaataataaattacgtgTATTAggtgtatatatttttaaaatattttttaatgaaattaaaaaaatttttaacgatacaaAGAAACCGTTCAAATCCGAAAATGATCGAAGGAACGTAGCAAAGTTAAAATTGATCTAATTCTTTTACGTTCTTCGACCCAATCTCATTTTCGAGCCAATTGCATTTTTCTAACGTTAAAAGATATCCGAAATTTAAaccaaatatgaaaaaattcttattGGTATGCATGATTTCTCGCTTCACATTTTTTTAGGATATTAGAATTCCTTTCTGTTTGCTGAAATATGAATAagattgaaatatgaaaatttaaggATCGCAGCAAAACTTGATAAAAAATcgctttattgaaaaataagggTACGTGCAAATGTGAATGTACATACTTTTCGCAGCCACTGTAAGTTGCAGAAACGACGTAATTCGAGTTCGCAACAAGTTGTTAACTACGAGGAACTTCACGCTGTTTATTGCTCAAAGGAATTTGCCATTGATAAAGTAACGTTTATTGCTGGCGTCGATTACCACGTTGCGTTGAATAAACCACGGACAGAGGCCGTGTCACGAAGATGAATCGTGATGCGCTTAATGTACCACGTGGATTCAAATTGCCACTTCAATGTTGTTATCCATCGACACAATGGACCGTCGTATCAAGATTAAAATGTACACGGTATGTATTGTAGAGTTTGGGCAAATGGTAGATATACTTTACAAAGAAAATGGATCACTATcgatatctattttatatgtacGTTCGTGAATCGTTCTAACTATTATACAAGAATGAAGAAATGGCTAGAATTCTGCTTATCCGTATTTCGTTTATACGAACAAGTTAATTTGTAGTTGCTATGGTTGAGAATATCTTGTAATGAACATACATATGCACTTATTTGTTTGTGTCCAAACTAGATTATGGAAAGAACAATCGAATATGATACAGAGGCAACTCAATGAAGCTCAACTTcggttttttaaatattagatcTATTATAGGAACTACATAACGACAGATGGAAGGAACATCATAGGAAATGTTCTATAGTTTGATATGCTCGGATAAACGGAATTCTTCCAAAatcttctctttttaattttttaatatacatatctcaTTGTTACTTCTCGTTACGCGATACTATATGATTCGATTCGAGATATGACAGTTATTATCGGTAACGAAAATTCTTTACGGTCGTGTTTGAAAACATGGATCCATAACACCTATCtttctatatacataaatgtGTAAAACTAGTTATATAAAGCAAACAATACGTAAAATAAACTATATAGCTAGTTATTGACTACTATGAATTCTATGGACTAAACAAAGGTGTAACTCTAAGGAAATGTGTTGACTAAGAAAATCAAGGTTGCATATGTCCACGATTATTGGGAAACTCCAAAAACGGCCACGATTATTCGCTTACCTGTACGTTTGGTATTGAAGTGACCATAAAATCGACTTAAGTCGATCGCCATGACAGCACGGGGGAAAATAACGCAAGCACTCAGGGCGAGGCTAAGCGCAGCCACGCTAGTGCAGAACCTCTGAACCATTCTCAGCAGACAGACGGTTAGATTATACTCTCAAGAGACGAACGTGTTTCACTTCGCGACCTTCCCTTTTGGTTATAACTCTGAGTACAGGAACACAGATGAACTACCCTCTATTAACGAGAGAACAAGTCAGACTTCTTCGCTTCTTTCTCCAGCTGTGAGATACTGTACGATATGCTGTAATCAAAGTGACGATCGTTGACGAAACACTGACCCCTTCAAATGGAACAGATACACGTACGCAAAGAAGGATACTTTATTCCGCTTcactctttcttcctctcttttgactttttctaattttcacaGCCACCCACCGTCTCTTTTCGACACCGAGTGGCTGGCGCGTGACGCGGGGTGCACAAGCACTGTGAACACACCTGCGTATATACCATATACCATACATCCCATACCAACTACATATTATACCCCCTCACCCCACTACCCTTTACAATCACAAGCTAGGTGGTGGGGAGTACGTAGGAAGGCGTTCGACCAATCACACAACAGGTCTCGCTGGCCGCGGCCAATCGAAATCAGCGAGATCGAACGTTCTACCCTGGAACACCTACGCGACCCTTTTCGACCACATCGCATCGATTTCAACTCCCTTGTACCCGTACGTAACTTTTGTTTatcgtcgttataacgttgcgTTTACGCCAGCAGAATAGCATGGCTACTACTACTGCCACCCTTGGGAACCGTGGTATATAAACGTTCATGGAATTTTTAGGAATATAATACCGTTTAATGGAATTAACACGCAACCCACAACAACTCCTGGAAATTTCGTCGTCCATGAACCAATCTTCCTACCCTGATACCTACGTTCCTCCTTTATTTCACGAATCGCTTATGTGCGTGATAGTAGCAGACGTAGCTTTGAAATTTGCTAAGAATTTCTATGTCGTATTGTAGAATTAAAGatacatatatgaaaatttaagaaGGGATacgaaaaaaatttaatagagttctaattattatttgtttcgaatctttaatgaattaaataaattttatttgtattatccatataaattatgtatagatataaaattctggCGCATTTAAAGGACAAGGCTTTCACAAAATTAAGATTGTAAGAACTAGTGAAACAGTAAATCACTGTTCAGCCTGCTATAGTGTAATATGTAATGTATCTGTATGATTATTAtgcattatacattatatacattatatatgtataatgtatgatatatatatataatattttatatattttttattttattttttataatacaaacatatatatatataaatatatatatatatatacaatatcaaACATGGTTTGTTAAAGggcaaattattatatacttttattatttaaaagattatatcagattatatgtaataatttatgtaatacaAATATGTAATACAAAGTATCTTCTAGTTATAAAGTGAAACACGTTGTGCATAatgattatatttatgaagaaaaaaattataaattatgatcgtaaaagaaatttaaaaaacaaaatgtgGTTTACTGAGAATGGCTGTTTTAACGTGGTTCTTAACGGGAGTTACGTATCTCCCTCAGTAGAAGAGGTCAACTATAACGTAGCCTCCGTCGTCTACAAGTATTAAATCTTGATTATGAAAGATCTTTTTACTTCCAAcaaaatatcataatattgCAGCAGATCTTCcactgaaatatttaaataaagttaaCCTTTTGTTTactatgtaaattataaatacatacatatattatttttaaataactcgTATAATAATTTAGAGTTTCTCCatctaataaattttagtattttaatcgctttctttattatttcatgtttttcatataacaataatattagttATATATCTGCTATTATTGTGTTTGGGAATAATGAAGGACCACAAATTGAAGGAAAGAATTAGTATTGTTTGAAATCGcaatatttgaaaatctatGTTGATAACACCTATAATTCGCGCGGAAACTTCATAACGAACATAACCTGAAAAGATattgatatacatatgtgatTCAAGTATACGCAATGTGTAAGCATGTATACGCAATAGATCTGATATACTTACAAGATGGGGTTAATTAAGTAATTACGGAGAAATGCGAATATCAATTACTATACCAATTGAATGGATAGAAATAGCAAGCTATCGAGTAAAtagatgaaaatgtattttactgaattttgaagaaatttacAGTATGGAGGacttaaaatgtaaatttttcggTCTTATTAACAAGCaggtaaataaatttgtattaaaattttacgtttaaatatcttatattgcaatttaattgtaaatacaACTTTCCCTCTATTCGTGTTATGCTTTAGGTTATGTTGTActacatttgtatttttataaactttcaaaTGAAATACGTTGTTAATGTTTAAGAGAAAAACTGTTCTAGGGTAAATTGATAcagtatatttgtattttccatTGTTATTCAGAATACAACCAAAATTCCATTAATGGGTTTACATCCAGATCTACTTAATCCGTCAGAATCACAGAAATCAGATGATATACAATCAGAAGCTGACCAATCAACAGAAAGTGAACCTATCCCTGATCAAGACATATTAGAATCTATAGAagagatttattttaatacagaccATAATTTTGATCCTTGTAGACACGAATTGGAGAAATTACCAAAGGTGTTGCAAtctaaagaaattgaaaaatgttacaaGAAACTGAAACAGCAACATCAAGTTGTTTCCAAGAAAGTTCTACAACTTATATTACAAAAGCAAAATGCTTGTAAGAAagagtttgaaaaaattttactGATACAAGAACAATTACAGGATGTGTTAGAAATTTGCAGAATGGGAAGAGCAGATTTAAAATTAGCTGAAAGGCAATTTACTACAGCTAGTTTAGGAATATTAGCAAATTATCAAAAAAGGCAGATCATAGAAGaattattgaataatttaaatactatCAAGACATTGGTAAGCTCATTTgacttatatttatttacttgaTGAAGCAATAAtggattaattattataatactttatagCAACGTACAGGAGATAGATTACAGGagttattaaatgaaaaaaattatccCAGAGCAATCTCGTTACTTTTAGAATGTCAAAGTGCTGCACAGACATATAAACATTTCCATTGTATTGCTGctttaaatggaaaattacagGATATTTTAGAACAAGCAGAGGAAGCCTTGGATGTTACACTATCAAAGATGTGCACACAATTCgatgtaacaatatatacgTCTATTCAAGAAGCTTATACTCTGTTAGGAAAAACTCAATCTGCAATGGATCAATTGCATATGCATTTTACTGCTGCAATTCACAATACTGCTTTTGCAGCTGTTCATTCGTATGCGGGCGGAGATACAAAGAGACAATATAAACAGCTTTGTCAATCAGTGCCCCGGGAAAGTTGCATTATTTGTCTAACAGAATTGTGTAAATCATTATGGACAATATTGAGCTCTTATTATTTGGTAGTAAATTGGCATAACAcacaagaaaataaagttaaacTTAAAGCTGATGTAAAAGATTTAGAAGAGACTTTTAGCAAACAATATGTGAAGCATAAATTAGAAAACAGTATGATTCGTGTATGGCATGACGTCGAAATGaagatttcgatatttttaatgaacgCTGATTTAACTTACATTAAATTTGAACAATTTGTTCAAGTTTTAGGTATAGTTAACAGGTAAATGTTTTACAAGAGTTTTGTATAAGTTTAGATTAATTTACGTATactatattaacaaataataattacagatTAATGGAAATTGGGGAGGAGTTATGTGGTTTTAAGTCAGAAAATCTGCAAGAATCTATAAGGAAACAATCGTTGtcatatttttctcattaTCACGCATCAAGACTAGATGAACTCaggatatttttagaaaacgaCGGGTGGGAATTGTGCCCCGTAAAATCGAATTTTGTGGCAACTCAGTTACAGGAATTTAAGAGTTTAAAACCATCGCTAAACAGTTGTAAAGTATGGAACAATTTTGATAACTCTAACGTTGGTGAAAATGATAGCCCTATAAGTATAGAGTGGattcagaaatatttagaaGGGGGGTCATCGCCATTCTCTATAGGTCTAGATGATACCATGGATGAAGATATTTTGATAAGTAATGAAGTACGATGTTTGATTTAGAAATATCTTATTGTCCTTATACTAATtggtaatgtaatataaaatataatctgtATTAAACAGGATAATCCTCCAGAATATTTTTCGGATGAATCGGATGATGATATCCCTGATGAATTAAAACACGAATACGTTGATGATTCAGATCatgttaaaacaaataaaaaaaagtgtaAACTAAAACAATCAGGGCCCATGGTTACAAACACAACACTAAGTATATTGCGCGTTTGTGGAAAGTATTTGCAAATGTCTAGATTATTACGATCAATCGCGGTTACGGTTATACAAAGTATGATACAGTTTTACGAGTTATGTTTTTATACTGTACATTTATTCTTTACTTCAGATTTGGTAagttttgtttattaattactcTTCTATTAAGATATTAACTTAGTgctaagaaataatattttttcccaCAGCAAATAAATAGTGATTCTTTATATAGTCCAAAACTGAAACTATCTCTAGCAAGAATTAAGGAGAATTTAATCATTTGTGAAAATGATACGGAAgataacattaaattaaattccgATAAAGTACGACAGCCCCAGCTCTCTTCCATTGTAAATTTATCGCAACCGGAAAAGCTTCACGGTTTGACTGAACGTATCGTAGGAGTGGAATCTCTAATATTTTTAGGTCGGCAATACGAAAGTTTAAAGCCATACTTGGAACATCTTATCGGTGCTAGCCCACAACGTGGTTTCCTTCACCAATTTTATATGCAAACAATAGCATCGAGCACCGATTTAAGGAAACCGGTATATATGGCGGTTGCATCTCGAGCATTtgatgtttcaaatattttaaatttaatgaataaaGTTAATTGGGAAGTGACTGACGTTATGTCTCAACATAGTGGGTATATCGATGCATTACTTCAGGTATTTATTTTaagtacaaataaaaattttaacttcGTTTGCATTGGCAGTTGCacttaagaaattttttcttttgtaggaaatatatatattaaatgaaagaTTGAAGAACATCGGAAGTTGTCTTCCTTTAGCGGACGATGTATATAACGCTGTCTGGGAAAATGTGGCACATCTAATAACTCATACATTAGTAGAGGGGTATGTTACTTTTTTACTTACaatctttttatcttatttactTATATCCATTCTCTATTACAGATTTTCTAATGCTAAAAAATGTTCGAATGGTGGCAGAGCATTAATGCAACTCGATTTTACGCAATTGAAATCGAAATTCGAGACATTAACTTCTTTAAGGCCAATGCCTCACAGAGAATATgttgaattatatattaaagcTTACTATCTTCCAGAGAATAGTTTGGAAGAATGGATAAGGGAACACAAGGTATTTAAGATTATATGTTATCTAACTAtgatattcttatttattattaacgtattttatttatcttgaaGGAATATTCTGTGAAACATTTAATTGGCATAGTTTCTTCAGCTtgtcaaaataataaaaaaactcGTCAGCGTTTAATTGCATTCATAGAAGAACAACGGCCTAGTAGATAGCATAGgtctatatattataatacgtcTCAAGATTATATCGAAATAGGAATTGCATAAAGGACGAATTTTTaggaataatttgaaaagaggaaaatgaaAAGGATGTATTTTCTTCGTGTACATATTCGGGAACTTTTACTATATCACTAAAGTAAGCAAGCTCATTTAAGAactctttaattttcttgacACTTTTGTTTACTCAGTGCATGGATTAAATCCATCGATATGAGCTCTTAAAAGGATGTTAGTTCGTAAAATTGAAAGTATGTGATAAAGTACGAAATTGTTAATTCTGATATATGTCAATACAATGTAAGTAATTGGCTAAAGGAATCTCATCGAAATTTAAAGTTTCAATCGAATTCATagagtattattattacaattaacaATTACAAACTTTTCACATTATgttaatgatatatat
This DNA window, taken from Bombus fervidus isolate BK054 chromosome 14, iyBomFerv1, whole genome shotgun sequence, encodes the following:
- the Vps50 gene encoding vacuolar protein sorting 50; translation: MEDLKCKFFGLINKQNTTKIPLMGLHPDLLNPSESQKSDDIQSEADQSTESEPIPDQDILESIEEIYFNTDHNFDPCRHELEKLPKVLQSKEIEKCYKKLKQQHQVVSKKVLQLILQKQNACKKEFEKILLIQEQLQDVLEICRMGRADLKLAERQFTTASLGILANYQKRQIIEELLNNLNTIKTLQRTGDRLQELLNEKNYPRAISLLLECQSAAQTYKHFHCIAALNGKLQDILEQAEEALDVTLSKMCTQFDVTIYTSIQEAYTLLGKTQSAMDQLHMHFTAAIHNTAFAAVHSYAGGDTKRQYKQLCQSVPRESCIICLTELCKSLWTILSSYYLVVNWHNTQENKVKLKADVKDLEETFSKQYVKHKLENSMIRVWHDVEMKISIFLMNADLTYIKFEQFVQVLGIVNRLMEIGEELCGFKSENLQESIRKQSLSYFSHYHASRLDELRIFLENDGWELCPVKSNFVATQLQEFKSLKPSLNSCKVWNNFDNSNVGENDSPISIEWIQKYLEGGSSPFSIGLDDTMDEDILISNEDNPPEYFSDESDDDIPDELKHEYVDDSDHVKTNKKKCKLKQSGPMVTNTTLSILRVCGKYLQMSRLLRSIAVTVIQSMIQFYELCFYTVHLFFTSDLQINSDSLYSPKLKLSLARIKENLIICENDTEDNIKLNSDKVRQPQLSSIVNLSQPEKLHGLTERIVGVESLIFLGRQYESLKPYLEHLIGASPQRGFLHQFYMQTIASSTDLRKPVYMAVASRAFDVSNILNLMNKVNWEVTDVMSQHSGYIDALLQEIYILNERLKNIGSCLPLADDVYNAVWENVAHLITHTLVEGFSNAKKCSNGGRALMQLDFTQLKSKFETLTSLRPMPHREYVELYIKAYYLPENSLEEWIREHKEYSVKHLIGIVSSACQNNKKTRQRLIAFIEEQRPSR